The uncultured Desulfobulbus sp. genome window below encodes:
- a CDS encoding EAL domain-containing protein: MRTGTMFNQLPSFLQPLFSKQRSIRFHILTLFFLSTALVFILAGAGIYHFVSSTMRDNMMEKLASSTLSLKEVVENSAQLAIRNHLQTIAQVNIDTLRFLERQVQAETLSRAAAQDQARHLFLQQQIGDKGYVYVINSQGRMLVHPVASFIGTQFSDNSFVRQQMARKFGLLEYTWKNPGEDAPSPKTLAMAYFKPWDWIVSVTSYRNEFNFLARDLRKGLKAHRFGRTGYSFIFSGSGDVIHHPWLVGNMYTVENVAAKQLFERMLAQKNGQFTYSWKDSSQTKPQKKIVFFHYIEELDWLVASTVYEEEFLRPLAHLGWIIGSIILGALILVLPLGLTLGNLIASPLVRLASQMEQAIGGNRDVLAEEDALGEIGELGHHFNRYILQLSQANQSLLEEIKERKGAEDQLLLYRNAVEQALEGIIITDAQANILSVNQAFSDITRYSQEDALGRNVRMLKSKRYTPNFYRQLWEQLKQSGRWSGEIWNARKTGEDYPLILSISAIRDQHNQTTHYVGLFHDITELKRQEEHIVHQAYHDSLTGLPNRRLAMDRIEVSIAHVRRGGTQLAVLILDLDNFKNINDSLGHASGDTLLLQVTNRLVAQVRAEDTVARLGGDEFLLLMAAIHSEEVVTLLIDRLLKSLDAPFQVDGQELFVSASIGVALYPTDGDNAETLIKHADIAMYQAKSQGKNNFCLFTSELSERISYLRELENNLRQAVQNQEFTVFFQPKIEPFSGKVVGAEALVRWEQPDGSLVSPADFIPLAEETGLIVGLGELVLEQTCRFLSALNSTGGPPLTLSVNLSPRQFVQDTLVERILGILQTFKLPTSQLELEITETAMMNNLAKTVDTLNELVGHGLAIAIDDFGTGYSSLSYLKRFPIKTLKIDRSFIRDITEDPSDAQLVETIILMAHNLGITVVAEGVETADQLAWLKRCNCEQIQGFYYSKPLSSEDFLAYLANFSSVE, translated from the coding sequence ATGCGTACAGGAACCATGTTTAATCAACTTCCCTCATTTCTTCAGCCGTTGTTTTCCAAACAACGTTCGATCCGTTTCCATATTCTTACCCTCTTTTTTCTTTCAACAGCCCTGGTTTTTATTCTTGCCGGGGCCGGGATCTATCATTTTGTCTCCAGCACCATGCGTGACAATATGATGGAAAAACTGGCCTCTTCAACCTTGTCGCTTAAAGAGGTCGTGGAAAATTCTGCGCAACTGGCTATTCGCAATCATCTCCAGACGATTGCCCAGGTCAACATAGACACCTTGCGATTTTTAGAAAGGCAGGTGCAGGCCGAGACCTTAAGCCGTGCTGCCGCTCAAGATCAGGCTCGACACCTATTTTTGCAACAGCAAATTGGCGATAAAGGCTATGTCTACGTGATTAACTCACAAGGACGGATGCTGGTCCATCCGGTCGCCTCGTTTATTGGCACGCAGTTTTCCGACAATTCCTTTGTCCGTCAGCAGATGGCCCGGAAATTTGGGCTGCTTGAGTACACCTGGAAAAATCCCGGGGAGGATGCCCCATCACCTAAAACCCTGGCCATGGCCTACTTCAAACCCTGGGACTGGATTGTTTCGGTGACCAGTTACCGAAATGAATTCAATTTTTTGGCCCGAGATTTGCGCAAGGGGCTGAAAGCCCATCGTTTTGGCCGTACAGGCTACTCGTTCATTTTCAGTGGCTCCGGTGATGTTATTCATCATCCCTGGTTGGTCGGGAATATGTACACCGTAGAAAATGTTGCAGCCAAGCAATTGTTTGAACGTATGCTTGCCCAGAAAAATGGGCAGTTTACCTATAGCTGGAAGGATTCTTCTCAAACAAAGCCACAGAAAAAAATAGTCTTTTTTCATTACATTGAAGAGCTCGATTGGCTTGTCGCTTCAACCGTCTATGAAGAAGAGTTCCTTCGGCCTTTGGCTCATCTGGGTTGGATTATCGGATCGATTATTCTTGGCGCTCTGATTTTGGTGCTCCCCTTAGGTCTAACTTTGGGAAATTTGATAGCCAGCCCCCTGGTTCGACTGGCCAGTCAGATGGAGCAAGCAATTGGTGGGAACAGAGACGTGCTGGCTGAAGAGGATGCGCTGGGTGAGATCGGTGAGCTGGGACATCATTTTAACCGCTATATTTTGCAACTTTCGCAGGCTAATCAGAGCTTGCTTGAGGAAATTAAAGAACGCAAAGGCGCTGAGGATCAATTGCTCCTCTATCGCAATGCGGTGGAACAGGCTCTGGAGGGGATAATAATTACCGATGCCCAGGCGAATATTTTGTCTGTCAACCAGGCCTTCAGTGATATTACCCGGTACAGCCAGGAGGATGCGCTTGGTCGAAATGTTCGTATGCTCAAATCGAAGCGGTATACCCCCAACTTTTACCGCCAGCTCTGGGAGCAACTCAAACAAAGTGGACGGTGGAGCGGCGAAATCTGGAATGCTCGGAAAACCGGGGAGGACTACCCACTGATTTTGAGTATCAGCGCCATTCGCGATCAACACAATCAGACTACCCATTATGTGGGATTGTTTCACGATATTACAGAATTGAAGCGACAGGAAGAGCATATTGTCCATCAGGCCTATCATGACAGCCTGACTGGACTGCCCAACCGGCGTTTGGCCATGGATCGTATCGAGGTATCCATAGCCCATGTTCGGCGTGGAGGAACCCAGCTTGCCGTCCTGATATTGGATCTGGATAATTTTAAAAATATTAACGACAGCCTCGGCCACGCCAGCGGCGATACGCTTCTGCTTCAGGTGACGAATCGTCTGGTCGCGCAGGTTCGAGCCGAGGATACCGTGGCCCGACTCGGCGGTGATGAATTTTTACTGTTGATGGCCGCAATTCACTCAGAGGAGGTGGTCACATTACTCATAGATCGCTTGCTGAAAAGCCTGGATGCCCCTTTCCAGGTCGATGGGCAGGAGCTCTTTGTCAGTGCCAGTATTGGCGTGGCATTGTATCCCACCGATGGAGATAACGCCGAAACCCTGATAAAACATGCCGATATCGCCATGTATCAGGCAAAATCCCAGGGGAAAAACAACTTCTGCCTCTTTACCTCGGAGTTAAGTGAACGTATTTCCTACCTGCGAGAACTTGAAAATAATCTGCGTCAGGCTGTTCAAAACCAAGAGTTTACCGTTTTTTTTCAGCCTAAAATTGAGCCCTTTTCCGGGAAAGTGGTCGGGGCCGAAGCACTGGTTCGCTGGGAGCAGCCCGATGGATCGCTTGTCAGCCCGGCTGATTTTATTCCCCTGGCTGAGGAGACGGGCCTGATCGTTGGGCTGGGAGAGCTGGTTCTGGAACAGACCTGCCGTTTTCTCAGCGCACTCAATAGTACCGGGGGCCCCCCTCTTACGCTTTCTGTGAATCTATCGCCCCGGCAGTTTGTTCAGGATACATTGGTTGAACGCATCCTGGGCATTCTCCAGACCTTTAAACTGCCAACCAGTCAACTTGAGCTGGAGATTACAGAAACTGCGATGATGAATAACCTGGCCAAAACCGTCGATACCCTCAACGAGTTGGTCGGCCATGGACTTGCCATCGCCATTGATGACTTTGGAACGGGGTACTCCTCGCTTTCCTACCTCAAACGTTTTCCCATCAAAACCCTGAAAATTGATCGTTCCTTTATACGTGATATCACAGAAGATCCTTCAGATGCACAGCTGGTGGAGACCATAATCCTCATGGCGCATAACCTGGGCATTACCGTGGTTGCCGAAGGGGTGGAAACCGCAGATCAGCTTGCCTGGCTCAAACGGTGCAATTGTGAGCAGATTCAGGGATTCTATTATAGTAAGCCTTTAAGTTCAGAAGATTTTTTAGCCTATCTTGCCAATTTTTCCTCCGTGGAATAG
- a CDS encoding Os1348 family NHLP clan protein — translation MSQQGVEYCLGRLVTDEQFRRLVGRSLPEACYQLGIELTEIELALLAQIDIDLLKTLSLSLNRGLMRTGGLDGVSWD, via the coding sequence ATGTCACAGCAAGGAGTGGAATATTGTCTGGGACGGCTTGTTACTGACGAGCAATTCCGGCGCTTGGTTGGCAGGTCACTCCCGGAGGCCTGTTACCAGCTCGGAATTGAATTAACAGAGATAGAACTTGCACTTCTGGCGCAAATTGATATCGATTTGCTCAAGACTCTCTCTTTATCCCTGAACCGGGGGCTGATGCGTACCGGGGGGCTTGATGGGGTGAGTTGGGATTAA
- a CDS encoding methyl-accepting chemotaxis protein yields the protein MNFRSISFRLIAGGCVAVALPLMVVGVIAVSKSSHSLSEAARNNAASQASNMAALVESTLDAQLKTAAAHAVDTNVRLIGEKIKKEGLAAAKSDIAVLRKQMKDKFKQLDASYLGIFVTDDKGYMYTGELASGEEYKGVNLADMPYFQKAKSSGKPVAGDIVFSKVTGDVIYVLCAPITSLSGEFLGIFGLSLRAEPLTRHISTIKVGETGYAFMCNSQGVIIAHPKKELEMKLDLTTLKDMADITRAMVGGESGALNYVFRGVPKIAGFAPVPLKGWAVAVTQDRDEFLAASNSIRNSILMTTFVAVIVICAIVLMFSRSIVLPLKRAVAGLQDIAQGEGDLTMRLSVNSKDEIGELAHWFNIFIEKLQGIIGDIAANTRSIDASSVDLSKIATDLSSSSEDTSQRADSVAAAAEEMTTNLNNVAAAMEQSTTNTSMVASAAEEMTATIGEIAHNAQEANSISLAAVEQAGTTSDRMAELGKAAQAIGKVTETITEISEQTNLLALNATIEAARAGEAGKGFAVVANEIKELAKQTAAATQDIKKQIEEMQQTTDTTVGEIDQISQVINSINEIVSVISTAVNEQSSATQEIADNIAQASQGMTEVNENVNQSSVVASSITQDIATVNTASSEISSSSRQVKSSADDLQQLATTLKSIVDSFKIS from the coding sequence ATGAATTTTCGATCTATTAGTTTTCGACTTATTGCGGGAGGGTGTGTGGCCGTGGCCCTGCCATTGATGGTGGTGGGGGTCATTGCTGTGTCTAAATCGTCCCATTCACTGAGTGAAGCCGCGCGTAACAATGCCGCCTCGCAGGCCAGTAACATGGCAGCACTGGTCGAATCGACCCTGGATGCCCAACTCAAAACAGCCGCAGCCCATGCAGTTGATACCAATGTCCGTCTCATTGGAGAAAAGATAAAAAAAGAGGGGCTGGCGGCGGCTAAAAGTGACATTGCCGTGCTGCGCAAGCAGATGAAGGATAAGTTTAAGCAACTCGACGCCAGTTACTTAGGTATCTTCGTCACCGACGACAAAGGGTATATGTATACCGGAGAGTTGGCAAGTGGAGAGGAGTATAAGGGGGTCAACCTGGCAGACATGCCCTATTTTCAAAAGGCAAAATCCAGCGGTAAACCTGTAGCCGGGGATATTGTCTTCTCAAAGGTGACGGGTGATGTCATCTATGTCCTTTGTGCTCCCATAACTTCGCTTTCGGGAGAATTTTTAGGGATTTTTGGCCTCTCTCTTCGGGCCGAACCCTTAACACGTCACATTTCTACAATCAAAGTGGGAGAAACCGGTTACGCCTTTATGTGTAACAGCCAGGGGGTGATTATTGCACACCCCAAAAAAGAATTGGAGATGAAGCTTGACCTGACCACGCTCAAGGATATGGCCGACATCACCCGAGCCATGGTGGGAGGGGAGAGTGGAGCCCTGAACTATGTGTTTCGTGGCGTTCCCAAAATTGCGGGATTTGCTCCGGTGCCTCTTAAAGGCTGGGCGGTTGCCGTTACCCAGGATAGAGATGAATTTCTCGCGGCTTCGAACTCAATACGCAATTCGATTTTAATGACCACTTTTGTGGCTGTCATTGTGATCTGCGCGATTGTTCTGATGTTTTCTCGTTCCATTGTCCTGCCCCTGAAACGTGCCGTTGCCGGGCTGCAGGATATTGCCCAGGGAGAAGGGGACCTCACCATGCGCTTGTCTGTGAATTCGAAAGACGAGATCGGTGAGTTGGCCCATTGGTTCAATATTTTTATTGAAAAATTGCAGGGGATTATCGGTGATATAGCAGCCAATACCCGCTCCATTGATGCCTCTTCAGTAGATCTTTCTAAAATAGCGACAGATCTTTCCAGTTCTTCGGAGGATACCTCCCAACGGGCCGATTCTGTAGCGGCCGCAGCCGAAGAGATGACCACCAACCTCAATAATGTGGCCGCAGCCATGGAGCAGTCCACCACCAATACCTCCATGGTGGCAAGTGCAGCCGAAGAGATGACGGCCACCATCGGCGAAATAGCTCACAATGCCCAGGAGGCCAACTCCATCTCTCTGGCTGCAGTTGAGCAGGCAGGCACGACCTCCGATCGTATGGCAGAGCTTGGAAAAGCAGCCCAGGCGATTGGCAAGGTGACGGAAACCATCACCGAGATCTCCGAGCAGACCAACCTGCTGGCCTTGAATGCCACCATTGAAGCTGCCCGTGCCGGTGAGGCAGGGAAGGGGTTTGCCGTTGTGGCCAATGAGATCAAAGAGTTAGCCAAGCAGACAGCTGCGGCGACCCAGGATATCAAAAAACAGATTGAGGAGATGCAGCAAACAACCGACACAACCGTGGGCGAGATTGACCAGATTTCCCAGGTGATCAATAGTATCAATGAAATTGTTTCGGTTATTTCAACAGCAGTGAATGAGCAAAGTTCCGCCACCCAGGAGATCGCAGACAATATCGCCCAGGCCTCCCAGGGAATGACGGAGGTCAATGAGAATGTCAACCAGAGTTCCGTGGTGGCAAGTTCCATTACCCAGGATATCGCGACGGTCAATACGGCCTCAAGCGAGATCTCCTCGTCAAGTCGCCAGGTTAAATCCAGTGCTGATGATCTGCAGCAGCTAGCGACCACCTTAAAGTCTATAGTCGATAGTTTCAAGATTAGTTGA